A single Micromonospora luteifusca DNA region contains:
- the recQ gene encoding DNA helicase RecQ produces MASPTDLRTEDALPVLRRVFGYDAFRGFQQDVIDHVVAGGDALVLMPTGGGKSLCYQIPALVRDGVAVVVSPLIALMQDQVDALTAVGVRAGFLNSTQTLDARRRVEAAFVAGELDLLYLAPEALGVRSTLALLDRGRISLFAIDEAHCVSQWGHDFRPDYLALSMLHERWPEVPRIALTATATSATRTEIATRLKLDDARHFVASFDRPNIQYRIVPKREPRKQLLALLRDEHPGDAGIIYCLSRASVDKTAEFLTANGVAALPYHAGLDAATRAANQQRFLREDGLVMVATIAFGMGIDKPDVRFVAHLDLPKSVEGYYQETGRAGRDGLPSTAWLAYGLQDVVQQRKMIETSDGDLAHRRNLAAHLDAMLALCETVRCRRVQLLEYFGETTTAACGNCDTCLTPPESWDGTVAAQKLLSAVFRLDRERNQRFGAGHCIDILLGKQTDKISQYGHDSLTVFGIGAELSEAEWRGVVRQLLAEGLLAVEGDYGTLALTEASADVLGRRRTVTLRREPEKPASTRSSKPRGSATVVADLTPAATSLFERLRGWRAATAKEQGVPAYVVFHDATLRQIASGAPATLADLSRVSGVGENKLAKYGEQILTVLATD; encoded by the coding sequence ATGGCTTCTCCCACCGACCTGCGCACCGAGGACGCTCTGCCGGTGCTGCGCCGGGTGTTCGGCTACGACGCCTTCCGCGGTTTCCAGCAGGACGTGATCGACCATGTGGTTGCCGGTGGCGACGCACTGGTGTTGATGCCCACCGGTGGCGGCAAGTCGCTGTGCTACCAGATCCCAGCCCTGGTCCGCGACGGGGTCGCGGTCGTCGTGTCCCCGCTGATCGCGCTCATGCAGGACCAGGTCGACGCGCTCACCGCGGTCGGCGTACGTGCCGGCTTCCTCAACTCGACCCAGACCCTGGACGCCCGCCGTCGGGTCGAGGCCGCCTTCGTCGCCGGCGAGTTGGACCTGCTCTACCTTGCCCCGGAGGCACTCGGCGTCCGGTCCACCCTCGCCCTGCTGGACCGGGGGCGCATCTCCCTGTTCGCGATCGACGAGGCGCACTGCGTGTCCCAGTGGGGGCACGACTTCCGCCCCGACTACCTGGCGCTGTCGATGCTGCACGAGCGTTGGCCCGAGGTGCCCCGCATCGCGCTGACCGCCACCGCGACCAGCGCCACCCGCACCGAGATCGCCACGCGGCTGAAGCTCGACGACGCCCGCCACTTCGTGGCCAGTTTCGACCGGCCCAACATCCAGTACCGCATCGTTCCCAAGCGGGAGCCCCGCAAGCAACTGCTGGCCCTGCTGCGCGACGAGCACCCCGGCGACGCCGGCATCATCTACTGCCTGTCCCGGGCCTCGGTCGACAAGACGGCCGAGTTCCTCACCGCCAACGGGGTCGCCGCCCTGCCGTACCACGCCGGTCTGGACGCCGCGACCCGCGCCGCCAACCAGCAACGCTTCCTGCGTGAGGACGGCCTGGTGATGGTGGCGACGATCGCCTTCGGCATGGGCATCGACAAACCGGACGTCCGATTCGTCGCCCACCTCGACCTGCCCAAGTCCGTCGAGGGCTACTACCAGGAGACCGGCCGTGCCGGGCGGGACGGCTTACCGTCCACCGCCTGGCTGGCGTACGGGCTGCAGGACGTCGTCCAGCAACGCAAGATGATCGAGACGTCCGACGGGGACCTCGCCCACCGCCGCAACCTCGCCGCACACCTGGACGCGATGCTCGCCCTCTGCGAGACGGTGCGCTGCCGACGGGTCCAGTTGCTCGAATACTTCGGCGAGACGACAACGGCCGCGTGCGGCAACTGCGACACCTGCCTGACCCCGCCGGAGTCCTGGGACGGCACGGTCGCCGCCCAGAAGTTGCTCTCCGCCGTCTTCCGTCTCGACCGCGAACGCAACCAGCGGTTCGGCGCCGGGCACTGCATCGACATCCTGCTCGGCAAACAGACCGACAAGATCAGCCAGTACGGTCACGACTCGCTGACCGTCTTCGGCATCGGCGCCGAGCTGAGTGAGGCCGAGTGGCGAGGCGTGGTCCGGCAACTGCTCGCCGAGGGGCTACTCGCCGTGGAGGGCGACTACGGCACGCTCGCCCTGACCGAGGCGAGCGCCGACGTCCTGGGTCGCCGCCGTACGGTCACCCTGCGTCGCGAACCGGAGAAGCCGGCCTCGACCCGCTCGTCGAAGCCGCGCGGCTCGGCCACCGTCGTGGCCGACCTGACGCCGGCCGCCACGTCGCTCTTCGAGCGGCTGCGCGGCTGGCGGGCGGCCACTGCCAAAGAGCAGGGCGTCCCGGCGTACGTGGTCTTCCACGACGCGACGCTCCGGCAGATCGCCAGCGGCGCGCCGGCCACACTGGCCGACTTGTCCCGCGTCAGCGGGGTCGGCGAGAACAAGCTCGCCAAGTACGGCGAGCAGATCCTCACCGTCCTCGCCACCGACTGA
- the gap gene encoding type I glyceraldehyde-3-phosphate dehydrogenase, translated as MTIRVGINGFGRIGRNFFRAVLASDADIEVVAVNDLTDNATLAHLLKYDSILGRLPYEVKATADEITVGGKTIKAYAEKDPSKLPWGEVGADVVIESTGFFTDATKAKAHVDGGAKKVIISAPAKNEDVTVVMGVNHDTYDPAKHTIISNASCTTNCLAPMAKVLHDTFGIQHGLMTTIHAYTQDQNLQDAPHSDLRRARAAALNIVPTSTGAAKAIGLVLPDLKGKLDGYALRVPIPTGSVTDLTVNVARETTVDEVNAALKAAADGPLKGILVYNEDPIVSTDIVTDPASCIFDAPLTKVVGNQVKVVGWYDNEWGYSNRLVDLVKLVGSSL; from the coding sequence GTGACCATCCGGGTTGGCATCAACGGCTTTGGCCGAATCGGCCGTAACTTCTTCCGGGCAGTGCTGGCGTCTGACGCCGACATCGAGGTCGTGGCGGTGAACGACCTGACCGACAACGCCACGCTCGCCCACCTGCTCAAGTACGACAGCATCCTCGGTCGCCTGCCCTACGAGGTCAAGGCCACCGCCGACGAGATCACCGTCGGTGGCAAGACCATCAAGGCGTACGCCGAGAAGGACCCGTCGAAGCTGCCGTGGGGCGAGGTCGGCGCCGACGTCGTCATCGAGTCCACCGGCTTCTTCACCGACGCCACCAAGGCCAAGGCGCACGTCGACGGCGGGGCCAAGAAGGTCATCATCTCCGCCCCGGCGAAGAACGAGGACGTCACCGTCGTCATGGGTGTCAACCACGACACCTACGACCCGGCGAAGCACACCATCATCTCCAACGCTTCGTGCACCACCAACTGCCTCGCCCCGATGGCGAAGGTCCTGCACGACACGTTCGGCATCCAGCACGGTCTGATGACGACGATCCACGCGTACACCCAGGACCAGAACCTGCAGGACGCGCCGCACTCGGACCTGCGTCGGGCCCGGGCCGCCGCGCTGAACATCGTCCCGACCTCCACCGGCGCCGCCAAGGCGATCGGTCTGGTCCTGCCGGACCTCAAGGGCAAGCTCGACGGGTACGCCCTGCGGGTGCCGATCCCGACCGGCTCGGTCACCGACCTCACCGTCAACGTGGCTCGTGAGACCACCGTGGACGAGGTCAACGCCGCGCTGAAGGCCGCCGCGGACGGCCCGCTCAAGGGCATCCTGGTCTACAACGAGGACCCGATCGTCTCCACCGACATCGTCACGGACCCGGCGTCGTGCATCTTCGACGCGCCGCTGACCAAGGTCGTTGGCAACCAGGTCAAGGTCGTCGGCTGGTACGACAACGAGTGGGGCTACTCCAACCGTCTCGTCGACCTCGTCAAGCTGGTCGGTAGCTCGCTGTGA
- the whiA gene encoding DNA-binding protein WhiA — translation MAMTAAVKDELSRVDVPKPCCRRAEMAALLRFAGGLHIVSGRVVVEAELDTGAVARRLRREIAEVYGYPSEIHVLASGGLRKGSHFIVRVVKDGEALARQTGLLDVRGRPVRGLPPHVVAANVCCAVSAWRGAFMAHGSLTEPGRSSALEITCPGPESALALVGAARRIGITAKNREVRGVDRVVVKDGDAIAALLTRIGAHSSVLAWEERRVRREVRATANRLANFDDANLRRSARAAVAAAARVTRALEILADEAPNHLTDAGRLRLEHRQASLEELGALAEPPLTKDAIAGRIRRLLALADKRARDLGIPDTEAAVTPDMLVV, via the coding sequence ATGGCGATGACGGCCGCGGTCAAGGACGAGCTGAGTCGGGTCGACGTGCCCAAGCCCTGCTGTCGGCGGGCGGAGATGGCGGCGCTGCTGCGGTTCGCTGGCGGGCTGCACATCGTCTCCGGCCGCGTGGTGGTGGAGGCGGAGTTGGACACCGGGGCGGTGGCCCGGCGGCTGCGCCGGGAGATCGCCGAGGTCTACGGGTACCCCAGCGAGATCCACGTGCTGGCCTCCGGTGGGTTGCGCAAGGGCAGCCACTTCATCGTGCGGGTCGTCAAGGACGGCGAGGCCCTCGCGCGGCAGACCGGCCTGCTCGACGTGCGGGGCCGCCCGGTGCGTGGGCTGCCCCCGCACGTGGTGGCGGCGAACGTCTGCTGCGCGGTCTCCGCGTGGCGGGGCGCCTTCATGGCGCACGGCTCGCTCACCGAGCCCGGCCGCTCCAGCGCCCTGGAGATCACCTGCCCGGGGCCCGAGTCGGCACTGGCGCTGGTCGGCGCGGCCCGCCGCATCGGCATCACCGCGAAGAACCGCGAGGTGCGCGGCGTGGACCGGGTGGTGGTCAAGGACGGCGACGCGATCGCCGCGCTGCTCACCCGCATCGGCGCGCACTCCAGCGTGCTCGCGTGGGAGGAGCGGCGGGTACGCCGCGAGGTGCGGGCCACCGCCAACCGGCTCGCCAACTTCGACGACGCCAACCTGCGCCGCTCGGCTCGTGCCGCGGTCGCCGCCGCCGCCCGGGTCACCCGCGCACTGGAGATCCTCGCCGACGAGGCGCCCAACCACCTGACCGACGCCGGCCGGCTGCGCCTGGAGCACCGGCAGGCGTCGCTGGAGGAGTTGGGCGCGCTGGCCGAACCGCCGTTGACCAAGGACGCCATCGCGGGGCGGATCCGCCGGCTCCTGGCGCTGGCCGACAAGCGGGCCCGCGATCTTGGCATCCCGGATACGGAAGCAGCCGTCACGCCCGACATGCTCGTGGTCTGA
- the rapZ gene encoding RNase adapter RapZ, with protein MDDPSAVDGQPAAESETTLVVVTGVSGGGRSTVARALENVGYYVVDNLPQALMLDMAELAFKAGGAARRTAMVLDVRSRAFSTDLAGAIRELKERGFSPRVVFVDADDEVLIRRFESVRRSHPLQGDGRLADGIAVERGLLEEARDQADVIIDTSHLNVNQLRRRIEELFGGEDARRLRVTVLSFGFKYGLPPDADFVLDARFLPNPYWVPELREHTGREEAVSAYVLGQEGADAFVTSYADLVNATTIGFEREGKRYLTVAVGCTGGKHRSVAIAEELASRLRHSGLAANAQHRDLGRE; from the coding sequence ATCGACGATCCGAGCGCCGTCGACGGGCAGCCGGCGGCCGAGTCGGAAACCACACTCGTGGTGGTCACCGGCGTCTCCGGGGGCGGCCGCAGCACGGTTGCCCGAGCGTTGGAGAACGTCGGCTACTACGTCGTCGACAACCTGCCGCAGGCACTGATGCTGGACATGGCCGAGTTGGCGTTCAAGGCGGGCGGTGCCGCTCGGCGTACCGCGATGGTGTTGGACGTGCGCTCGCGGGCCTTCTCCACCGACCTGGCCGGGGCGATCCGGGAGCTCAAGGAGCGCGGCTTCTCACCTCGGGTGGTCTTCGTCGACGCCGACGACGAGGTGTTGATCCGGCGGTTCGAGAGCGTTCGCCGTTCGCACCCGTTGCAGGGCGACGGGCGGTTGGCCGACGGCATCGCCGTGGAGCGCGGGCTGCTGGAGGAGGCACGCGACCAGGCCGACGTGATCATCGACACCAGCCACCTCAACGTCAACCAGCTCCGTCGGCGCATCGAGGAGTTGTTCGGCGGCGAGGACGCCCGTCGGCTACGGGTCACCGTGCTGTCGTTCGGCTTCAAGTACGGCCTGCCGCCGGACGCGGACTTCGTGCTGGACGCCCGGTTCCTGCCCAACCCGTACTGGGTGCCGGAGTTGCGCGAGCACACCGGGCGGGAGGAGGCGGTCAGCGCGTACGTTTTGGGCCAGGAGGGCGCGGACGCCTTCGTCACCTCGTACGCGGACCTGGTCAACGCCACCACGATCGGCTTCGAGCGGGAGGGCAAGCGGTACCTGACGGTCGCCGTGGGCTGCACCGGCGGCAAGCACCGCAGCGTGGCCATCGCCGAGGAGTTGGCCAGCCGGCTGCGCCACTCCGGGCTGGCGGCCAACGCCCAGCACCGTGATCTGGGGCGCGAATGA
- a CDS encoding glucose-6-phosphate dehydrogenase assembly protein OpcA has translation MIGLWDTTGNEVVKALAAERRSAGGVASGMALTLIVVVDEKRVREAEAAATIAAAAHPCRLVVVVRSEIERDRSRLDAEIVVGGRLGPGEAVVTRMYGRLALHAESVVMPLLVPDVPVVTWWHGEPPAEIATDFLGVVADRRITDSAQAADPVEALRQRARDYAPGDTDLAWTRITPWRTLVAGAFDTASERVVEATVVAPPSDPTATLMVGWLSSRLGITPHRVDTDEFPRMREVRLSCGNGDQLTLTREDSMAVFRRTGQDDRALPLVRRPLGDELAEELRRLDADQVYAEALGATVGLRGLEQRPPQRVHVWKDPATAQRAEAGVAAHAGTSGEG, from the coding sequence GTGATCGGGCTGTGGGATACCACCGGCAACGAGGTGGTCAAGGCGCTCGCCGCCGAGAGGCGCAGCGCCGGTGGGGTGGCCAGCGGCATGGCGCTCACCCTGATCGTGGTGGTCGACGAGAAGCGGGTCCGCGAGGCGGAGGCGGCGGCGACGATTGCCGCCGCCGCCCACCCGTGCCGGCTGGTGGTGGTGGTTCGCTCCGAGATCGAGCGGGACCGCAGCCGGCTGGACGCGGAGATCGTGGTCGGTGGTCGCCTCGGTCCGGGCGAGGCGGTGGTCACCCGGATGTACGGTCGGCTGGCCCTGCACGCCGAGTCGGTCGTGATGCCGCTCCTGGTCCCGGACGTGCCGGTGGTGACCTGGTGGCACGGCGAGCCGCCGGCGGAGATCGCCACCGACTTCCTCGGGGTGGTCGCCGACCGGAGGATCACCGACTCGGCACAGGCCGCCGACCCGGTGGAGGCGCTGCGGCAGCGTGCCCGCGACTACGCGCCGGGCGACACCGACCTGGCGTGGACCCGGATCACCCCGTGGCGGACCCTCGTCGCCGGGGCGTTCGACACCGCCAGCGAGCGGGTTGTCGAGGCGACCGTGGTCGCGCCGCCCAGCGACCCGACGGCGACGCTGATGGTCGGTTGGCTGTCCAGCCGACTCGGCATCACCCCGCACCGGGTGGACACCGATGAGTTCCCCCGGATGCGGGAGGTGCGGTTGAGCTGCGGCAACGGCGACCAGCTGACGCTGACCCGTGAGGACAGCATGGCGGTGTTCCGGCGGACGGGCCAGGACGACCGGGCCCTGCCGCTGGTCCGTCGGCCCCTCGGTGACGAGTTGGCCGAGGAGCTGCGGCGTCTGGACGCCGACCAGGTGTACGCGGAGGCGCTGGGCGCGACGGTCGGGTTGCGAGGGCTGGAGCAGCGTCCCCCGCAGCGGGTGCACGTCTGGAAGGACCCGGCCACCGCGCAACGCGCCGAGGCCGGGGTCGCCGCGCACGCCGGCACGAGCGGCGAGGGCTGA
- a CDS encoding phosphoglycerate kinase → MSIRTLDDLFAEGVSGRRVLVRADLNVPLDKQTGAITDDGRIRAVLPTVGALVEAGAKVVVCSHLGRPKGAPDPQFSLRPVAGRLGELLGAPVHFATDTVGDSARSTVADLADGQVALLENLRFNAGETSKDEAERGAFADQLAAFGDAYVDDAFGAVHRKHASVYDVPARLPHVAGRLVLREVEVLSKLTGDPERPYVVVLGGSKVSDKLAVIEALLPTVDRLLIGGGMCFTFLKAQGLEVGTSLLEKDMVETCRNLLERSGGKIMLPVDVVVADAFAPDAAHDTVRVDGIPSHRLGLDVGPETVAGFSAALSQAKTIFWNGPMGVFEMPAFAAGTRGIAEAITKADAFSVVGGGDSAAAVRALGLDESSFGHISTGGGASLEYLEGKALPGIAALEN, encoded by the coding sequence GTGAGCATCCGGACCCTCGACGATCTGTTCGCCGAGGGGGTGTCGGGTCGGCGCGTGCTGGTGCGCGCCGACCTGAACGTCCCGCTCGACAAGCAGACCGGTGCCATCACGGACGACGGCCGCATCCGCGCGGTGCTGCCGACCGTCGGCGCGCTGGTCGAGGCCGGCGCGAAGGTCGTCGTCTGTTCGCACCTGGGCCGCCCGAAGGGTGCGCCGGATCCGCAGTTCAGCCTCCGCCCGGTCGCCGGGCGGCTCGGTGAGCTGCTCGGCGCGCCGGTGCACTTCGCCACCGACACCGTCGGGGATTCCGCCCGTTCCACGGTCGCGGACCTGGCCGACGGCCAGGTCGCCCTGCTGGAGAACCTGCGCTTCAACGCGGGCGAGACCAGCAAGGACGAGGCCGAGCGGGGTGCCTTCGCCGACCAGCTCGCCGCGTTCGGCGACGCGTACGTGGACGACGCGTTCGGTGCCGTGCACCGCAAGCACGCCAGCGTCTACGACGTGCCGGCGCGGCTGCCGCACGTCGCGGGCCGCCTGGTGCTGCGCGAGGTCGAGGTGCTCTCCAAGCTCACCGGTGACCCCGAGCGGCCGTACGTGGTGGTGCTCGGTGGGTCGAAGGTGTCCGACAAGCTTGCCGTGATCGAGGCGCTGCTGCCCACGGTCGATCGGCTGCTCATCGGTGGCGGGATGTGCTTCACGTTCCTCAAGGCCCAGGGCCTGGAGGTGGGCACCTCGCTGCTGGAGAAGGACATGGTCGAGACCTGCCGCAACCTGCTGGAGCGGTCCGGCGGCAAGATCATGCTCCCGGTCGACGTGGTGGTCGCGGACGCGTTCGCCCCGGATGCCGCCCACGACACGGTCCGCGTCGACGGCATCCCGAGCCACCGGCTCGGCCTGGACGTTGGCCCGGAGACGGTGGCCGGCTTCAGCGCCGCGCTGTCCCAGGCGAAGACGATCTTCTGGAACGGGCCGATGGGCGTGTTCGAGATGCCGGCCTTCGCGGCTGGCACCCGGGGAATCGCCGAGGCGATCACCAAGGCCGACGCGTTCAGCGTCGTCGGTGGCGGCGACTCGGCGGCGGCGGTCCGTGCCCTGGGGCTGGACGAGTCGTCCTTCGGGCACATCTCCACCGGCGGCGGCGCCTCCCTTGAATACCTCGAGGGCAAGGCCCTCCCCGGCATCGCAGCCCTGGAGAACTGA
- the secG gene encoding preprotein translocase subunit SecG encodes MPIWFAYTLIVLLVITSILLTMLILLHRGKGGGLSSMFGGGVSSSLAGSSVAEKNLDRYTVLVSVVWFAAIVGLGLWLRLQMNSGS; translated from the coding sequence ATGCCGATCTGGTTCGCATACACGTTGATCGTGTTGCTGGTCATCACGAGCATTCTGCTCACCATGCTGATCTTGCTGCACCGTGGCAAGGGCGGCGGTCTGTCGAGCATGTTCGGCGGTGGCGTCAGCTCCAGCCTCGCCGGCTCCTCGGTCGCGGAGAAAAACCTGGACCGCTACACGGTTCTGGTGAGCGTCGTCTGGTTCGCCGCCATCGTCGGGCTCGGGCTCTGGCTGCGTCTCCAGATGAACAGCGGCTCCTGA
- the pgl gene encoding 6-phosphogluconolactonase, giving the protein MSEASVAVHADADLLAQAVAARLLVKLLDAQADRGEASVVLTGGRIAAAVYRAVATLPARDAVDWSRVDVWWGDERFLPAGDPDRNETQARAALLDVVPLDPARVHPMPASDGPAGNDPEAAAAAYAEELARAARPGHATLPHFDVLMLGVGEDGHVASVFPEHPVHYETRPVSAVRGSPKPPPMRTTLTLPAINTAEEVWLVAGGADKARAVGMALAGAGPVQLPAAGVHGVDRTRWLLDRAAAADVPARLRSLR; this is encoded by the coding sequence ATGAGTGAGGCGAGTGTCGCGGTCCACGCCGACGCCGACCTGCTGGCGCAGGCAGTGGCGGCCCGGTTGCTGGTGAAGCTGCTCGACGCCCAGGCTGACCGGGGCGAGGCGTCGGTGGTGCTCACCGGTGGTCGGATCGCCGCGGCCGTGTACCGGGCGGTGGCGACGCTGCCGGCCCGCGACGCGGTGGACTGGTCCCGCGTCGACGTGTGGTGGGGTGACGAGCGGTTCCTGCCCGCCGGTGATCCGGACCGCAACGAGACGCAGGCCCGCGCCGCCCTGCTGGACGTGGTGCCGCTGGACCCGGCCCGGGTGCACCCGATGCCGGCCTCCGACGGCCCGGCCGGCAACGACCCCGAGGCGGCGGCAGCCGCGTACGCCGAGGAGTTGGCGCGCGCCGCCCGGCCCGGGCACGCCACGCTGCCGCACTTCGACGTGCTGATGCTGGGCGTCGGCGAGGACGGGCACGTGGCCTCGGTCTTCCCCGAGCACCCGGTGCACTACGAGACCCGGCCGGTCAGCGCCGTGCGGGGCAGCCCCAAGCCGCCGCCGATGCGGACCACGCTCACCCTGCCGGCGATCAACACCGCCGAGGAGGTCTGGCTGGTGGCCGGAGGCGCCGACAAGGCACGCGCGGTGGGGATGGCGTTGGCCGGCGCGGGGCCGGTGCAGTTGCCGGCCGCCGGGGTGCACGGCGTGGACCGCACCCGTTGGTTGTTGGACCGGGCGGCGGCGGCCGACGTCCCCGCCCGCCTACGCAGCCTCCGCTGA
- a CDS encoding RNA polymerase-binding protein RbpA, producing the protein MPSGNVIRGARVGSASMRPDERHQPAPRQNVTYWCRNDHRIDIRIAADAEAPARWDCPRCGLPAGRDAQNPPGRVRAEPYKSHLAYVKERRTAEEGEALLAEALAALRRRRGE; encoded by the coding sequence GTGCCCAGTGGCAACGTCATCCGCGGCGCCCGTGTCGGGTCCGCTTCCATGCGCCCCGACGAACGGCACCAACCCGCCCCCCGACAGAACGTCACCTACTGGTGCCGCAACGACCACCGGATCGACATCCGGATCGCCGCGGACGCCGAGGCGCCTGCCCGGTGGGACTGCCCCCGGTGTGGTCTACCCGCCGGACGGGACGCGCAGAACCCGCCAGGCAGGGTCCGTGCCGAACCGTACAAGAGCCACCTGGCGTACGTGAAGGAGCGGCGTACCGCCGAGGAGGGCGAGGCGTTGCTGGCCGAGGCCCTCGCCGCGCTACGCCGCCGGCGCGGCGAATAG
- a CDS encoding gluconeogenesis factor YvcK family protein, with the protein MTARRVVAFGGGHGLSASLRALRHCAPELDFDITAVVTVGDDGGSSGRLRAERGGLPPGDLRQALVALAGDHPATRRSAGLFQHRFAAVPVGVPESGTTDPDGDGAARRGTDGASAGTDGLAGHAVGNLVLCGLMELLGDPVAALEHAGAMLGTVGRVLPMSRQPVGIEARVRGVDPAAPDEVRTVRGQHQVAVTTGRVESLRLTPAAPAACAEAIEAIMAADWLIFGPGSWYTSVLPHLLVPQLADAIVSTSARRLVTLNLAAEKETLGLSVADHLAALHQYLPELKVDLVLADAKAVGDPEPVERAAESLGARLVLAPVAVRDGTPRHDPAALGAALVPVLRADR; encoded by the coding sequence ATGACGGCCCGCCGGGTGGTCGCGTTCGGCGGTGGGCACGGCCTGTCCGCCTCGCTGCGAGCGCTGCGTCACTGTGCACCCGAACTCGACTTCGATATCACCGCGGTGGTCACCGTCGGTGACGACGGCGGCTCCAGTGGCCGCCTGCGCGCCGAGCGAGGTGGGCTGCCTCCGGGTGATCTGCGTCAGGCTCTGGTGGCGCTGGCCGGGGACCACCCGGCCACCCGTCGCAGCGCCGGGCTGTTCCAGCACCGCTTCGCGGCCGTGCCGGTGGGCGTACCCGAATCTGGAACGACCGACCCGGACGGCGACGGCGCCGCCCGGCGCGGCACCGACGGGGCGTCGGCCGGCACGGACGGGCTGGCCGGGCACGCGGTGGGCAACCTGGTGCTCTGCGGTCTCATGGAGCTGCTCGGTGACCCGGTGGCCGCGCTGGAGCACGCCGGCGCGATGCTCGGCACGGTCGGCCGGGTGTTGCCGATGTCCCGCCAGCCGGTGGGCATCGAGGCGCGGGTACGCGGGGTCGACCCGGCCGCCCCCGACGAGGTGCGCACCGTGCGCGGCCAGCACCAGGTGGCCGTGACCACCGGGCGGGTCGAGTCGCTGCGCCTCACCCCCGCCGCGCCGGCGGCCTGCGCCGAGGCCATCGAGGCGATCATGGCGGCGGACTGGTTGATCTTCGGGCCGGGCAGCTGGTACACAAGCGTGCTTCCGCACCTGCTGGTGCCGCAGTTGGCCGACGCGATCGTGTCGACCTCGGCCCGGCGGTTGGTCACACTGAACCTCGCCGCGGAGAAGGAGACCCTCGGGCTCTCCGTCGCCGACCACCTCGCGGCACTGCATCAGTACCTGCCCGAGCTGAAGGTGGATCTCGTGCTCGCTGATGCCAAGGCGGTGGGTGACCCCGAACCGGTCGAACGTGCGGCAGAATCGCTGGGTGCCCGCCTGGTCCTCGCCCCCGTCGCCGTCCGCGACGGCACTCCCCGCCATGATCCGGCTGCCCTGGGCGCCGCGCTGGTGCCTGTCCTGCGCGCCGATCGTTAG
- the tpiA gene encoding triose-phosphate isomerase codes for MASTTRRPLMAGNWKMNLNHLEANLLVQKLAASLTEKHLTDVETVVLPPFTDLRTVQTAVDGDKLMIGYGGQDLSPHASGAYTGEISGPMLAKLGCTYVVVGHSERRAYHHEDDALVNAKVKAALTHGLTPILCVGEGLDVREQGTHVAHCADQLDGGLAGLTAEQVRQVVIAYEPVWAIGTGKTATPDDAQEVCGAVRQRLVDRFGQDTADQVRVLYGGSVKASNVASIMAQLDVDGALVGGASLDAEEFAQICRFPEHLAR; via the coding sequence ATGGCGAGCACGACCCGTCGGCCGTTGATGGCCGGCAACTGGAAGATGAACCTCAACCACCTCGAGGCCAACCTGCTGGTGCAGAAGCTGGCGGCGAGCCTCACCGAGAAGCACCTCACCGACGTCGAGACGGTCGTGCTGCCGCCCTTCACCGACCTGCGTACCGTGCAGACCGCGGTGGACGGCGACAAGCTGATGATCGGCTACGGCGGGCAGGACCTCTCCCCGCACGCGTCCGGCGCGTACACGGGAGAGATCTCCGGCCCAATGCTGGCCAAGCTCGGCTGCACGTACGTGGTGGTCGGGCACTCCGAGCGGCGGGCCTACCACCACGAGGACGACGCCCTGGTCAACGCCAAGGTGAAGGCGGCGCTGACGCACGGCCTGACGCCGATCCTCTGCGTGGGCGAGGGGCTGGACGTGCGCGAGCAGGGCACCCACGTGGCGCACTGCGCCGACCAGCTCGACGGGGGCCTGGCCGGGCTCACCGCCGAGCAGGTCCGGCAGGTCGTGATCGCGTACGAGCCGGTCTGGGCGATCGGCACGGGCAAGACCGCGACGCCGGACGACGCTCAGGAGGTCTGCGGGGCGGTCCGGCAGCGACTGGTGGACCGCTTCGGCCAGGACACCGCCGACCAGGTCCGGGTCCTCTACGGCGGCTCGGTCAAGGCGTCCAACGTCGCCTCGATCATGGCCCAGCTGGACGTGGACGGGGCCCTGGTGGGGGGCGCCAGCCTGGACGCGGAGGAATTCGCTCAGATCTGCCGGTTCCCGGAGCACCTCGCCCGCTGA